TAAGCAGAAACAGGATTGAGGACATGCCAAGCGATACAGCGATAGGGACGCCGATCAGCAAAAAGCCAATGACCAGTAGGAATAGAAATAGGACTGACATGGTCAATTAGTCTCCGATTTTTTCGCGTGCTTCGTCGATTTCGTCTTCGACTTCGTGGCTTGCGACGATGCGATCTGTTTCGCCTTTCCAGATGGCGATGCCAGCTTGGATGAAGCGGAAGAGCAGAAGGGCAGAGGAAATAGGCAAAACCACATAAGGAATAAGGCGTGGCATTTTGTTATAGGCTTCGCCTTCGTTAAAGACGTCTTCCATCCACTTCAGGATCGTTGGATGTGGGATGTCATCAAGCTCGTACCAGCCTTTGGCGAGGAACTTGTCTTCAAAGCCCAGTGGGAACCAACGGCCTTCTGTTTTCGGAAGGTTTGCGAAGTTTGCCCAATAGTCCCAGCTGCCTTTCAACAGAAGGAAAGCAAAGGCAATACAGACGCTTATGGCAATCAGACCGGTCATGCGACGCGCGCTCTCGGACATGCCGTTGATCATGACGTCAACGCCCAAATGCGCGCCTTTCTTGACCGCATAGGATGCGCCTAGCAGGACCAGCCAGCCGAACAGGAAAACCGTCGCCTCAAGCCCCCAGAGAATGTTTGAATTGAACCCTTTGCGTGCAACAACATTGGCAAATGTCAGCAATGTCATGGCACCCAGCAGAGCAGCGATGAGGTTTTCTTCGAGCTTGTCGACGAACCCGGAAGAAGGTTTCGACTGCATGTCCCAGCTCCTTTTCAGTGTGGCCTGTCTTGCGATCAGGCATAAAAAAAGAGCCCACCCAAAGGATGGGCTCTTTCAACGTTACATCAAATTACATGCTCGCGTTAATCGCTTGCGCTGCATCGATGTTTTCTTGGCCTACGTCATCTTTGAACTGTGCCCAGACAGGTTTCATAACTTCAACCCATGCCTGACGCTGTTCAGGTGTCAGCTGACGCACAACGCCGCCTGCTGCGATGACAGCTGCTTTGGCTTCTTCGTTCACGGCAGTGGATTCTGCGTTCCGGGTCGCGGTCACTTCGTCCAGGATGGTCATGAACTGGTCACGAACGTCCGCATCCAGACCGTCGAGCCATTCTGTGGAGGTCACAACCAGATAGTCGATGATACCGTGGTTGGTCTCGGTGGTGCCGTCCTGAACTTCGAAGAACTTCTTGCCGAAGATGTTGGACCAGGTGTTTTCCTGACCGTCCACAACGCCCTGTTGCAGCGCGCCGTAGACTTCGGAGAATGCCATTTTCTGTGGGGAGCCACCGATGGCTTCCATCTGAGCAACCAGAACGTCAGAGGACTGAACGCGGAAGCGCAGGCCGTTTGCGTCAGATGGCTCGATCAGAGGCACGTTTGCTGACATCTGCTTCATGCCGTTGTGCCAGAACGCCAGGCCTTGCAAGCCGCGGCGCTGCATGGAGTCTTTCATTGCCTGACCCGCGTCAGACGCTTGGAACGCGTCAACCGCGTCTACGTTTGCGAACATGAACGGCAGGTCAAACAGACGGAACTGCTTGGTGAAGGCTTCGAACTTGGACAGCGAAGGGGCCGCCAGTTGAACATCGCCCTGAAGCAGCGCTTCGAGAACTTTGTTGTCATCGTAAAGGGTAGAGTTCGGGAAGACTTCCATACAAGCCTTGCCGTTCATCTCTTCGTTCACGCGCGCTTCCAGCAGGGATGCCGCGATGCCCTTAGGGTGTTTGTCGGTGTTGGTGACGTGGCTGAATTTGATAACCACTTCGCCTGGATCACATGCGCCGGACGCGGATGCTGTGGTTGCGCCAAACGCGATGGTGGCCGCAACGGCTGCGGTGATGAATTTCATAGTGTTTCCTCCCAAGTGTTAAACACTGTTAGCAGACAGGAAGTCTGTCCCAGCCTTAATGAAAAGCAGGCAGGTTGAGCGAACAAGAGAAACTCTAAATTTTTTGTGAACTTCGGAAAAAATTAAAGAAAACAAAGGGTAGGGCGTGGTTTTCGCGTGGTCACTCTTATCCGTATTTCTACTGTGTGCGGATTTTCGCACATGGTGTTTTGGGGGCTGTGCGAAAATCCGCACAAATCCGTTAGCGGTAAAGCTCTGCGCGAATCTCGTGGCGCGTCAGCTTGTCATAAAACGTCTTGCGCGGCAGCTTCAGCGCCTTGGCGGCTTCGGTCGCATTCCCACGGAAACGCTTGAGCGCATCTGTCAGTAAAGACCGCTCAACACGCGCCAGTTGTTCTGCCAGTCCTAGGTCCTCTCCGCTCTCGCCATCCGAGACCCCAAGTGTGAACCGCATCGCCGCATTCATCAGCGCCCGCGCATTTCCAGGCCAGTCTTGGGCCATCAACGTGCTGATCGTTTCGGGCGTGACCTCGGGGGCAGGGGTGCCGGCCTGCTCAGCGGCGATATTCACATAGTGGCGGAACAGGTCGGGAATGTCCTCTGGGCGTTCCTTCAGCGACGGCACCCGCAAGGTCATCACGTTCAGGCGATAGAACAGGTCGCTGTTAAAATTCCCACCCTCATGGAAGAACTCGGGGCTCTCGTAAGTGCCGCCAATTATGATCGGAGCATTTGGCGCGTCCAAAGCGTCGTTTAGGGCAAACTGCACGTCTTGGCGCAGGGTTGATATCTCATCCAGAAACAACGTGCCGCCTTCTGCGGATTTCAGCGCCTCTGACAAAGTCTCAGGCGTCAGCCCCGCCGCCGTGCGTTTCTCAAACGCCGCAGAGGAGGCTTCTGACAACAAATGCACCACTTCGGCCACCTTGAAATTCCCCGACCCCGGCGCGCCAAAGATCATAGCGTTAGTCCCAGCCTTGGCCGTCTTGCGCGCCTGCGCCCTCAGACCTTCGGCCAAGTCCGACGTGCCAAACAACAGCCGAGAGGCGGCGTCGCCCTGCTCCAGTTTTTGCTTAAGAACGCGGTTCTCCATCACCATTTGGCGCGACCTCAGGGCGTTTTCAACCACCGAAAGAAAGTCCTGCGTTTCACACGGCTTCTCAAGGAAATTGAAGGCCCCGGCCTGCAGCCCTCGGACAGCCATTGGGATGTCACCTTCGCCGGTTAACAGCACCACAGGAAGATCGGCGTCTACGCCACGCGCAAAGGCCAATAGGTCAAAGCCATCCTTGCCTGGCATCCGAATATCGCTGACGATCACGCCTCCAAAGTCGGGTGTGATATGGTCTTTGGCCTCGATGTAACTGGCTGCGAGCGTGACGTCATAGCCATCTAGCATGAGCGTCTGCCCCAATGCATCCCGCACCGCGCGGTCATCATCCACCAAAAGCACCGATTTGCTCATGCCGCCCCCTCACTTGCCGCCAGTTCCACCGTAAAGACCGCGCCGCCTTCGGGGCGGTTCCTGCCATCGATCGCACCGCCAAAGCTCTGAACCAAACCATAGGAAATGGAAAGCCCAAGCCCCATGCCTTCGGATTGTCCCACTTCTTTCGTGGTGTAAAACGGATCAAAGATCTTATCCGCATCGTCCAGCCCAGGGCCCGTGTCACTGACCGAGACATGCACAGCGGAGCCGTCCCGCATCACATTGATATCAAGCTGCTTTTTGTCGCTTTGCAACATCGCATCAGCGGCATTGGACACGAGGTTCATAAAGACCTGCTGCAGCCGCACCTCGCCGCCGCGCACCC
This is a stretch of genomic DNA from Cognatishimia activa. It encodes these proteins:
- a CDS encoding sigma-54-dependent transcriptional regulator; translated protein: MSKSVLLVDDDRAVRDALGQTLMLDGYDVTLAASYIEAKDHITPDFGGVIVSDIRMPGKDGFDLLAFARGVDADLPVVLLTGEGDIPMAVRGLQAGAFNFLEKPCETQDFLSVVENALRSRQMVMENRVLKQKLEQGDAASRLLFGTSDLAEGLRAQARKTAKAGTNAMIFGAPGSGNFKVAEVVHLLSEASSAAFEKRTAAGLTPETLSEALKSAEGGTLFLDEISTLRQDVQFALNDALDAPNAPIIIGGTYESPEFFHEGGNFNSDLFYRLNVMTLRVPSLKERPEDIPDLFRHYVNIAAEQAGTPAPEVTPETISTLMAQDWPGNARALMNAAMRFTLGVSDGESGEDLGLAEQLARVERSLLTDALKRFRGNATEAAKALKLPRKTFYDKLTRHEIRAELYR
- a CDS encoding DctP family TRAP transporter solute-binding subunit, whose protein sequence is MKFITAAVAATIAFGATTASASGACDPGEVVIKFSHVTNTDKHPKGIAASLLEARVNEEMNGKACMEVFPNSTLYDDNKVLEALLQGDVQLAAPSLSKFEAFTKQFRLFDLPFMFANVDAVDAFQASDAGQAMKDSMQRRGLQGLAFWHNGMKQMSANVPLIEPSDANGLRFRVQSSDVLVAQMEAIGGSPQKMAFSEVYGALQQGVVDGQENTWSNIFGKKFFEVQDGTTETNHGIIDYLVVTSTEWLDGLDADVRDQFMTILDEVTATRNAESTAVNEEAKAAVIAAGGVVRQLTPEQRQAWVEVMKPVWAQFKDDVGQENIDAAQAINASM
- a CDS encoding TRAP transporter small permease, whose protein sequence is MQSKPSSGFVDKLEENLIAALLGAMTLLTFANVVARKGFNSNILWGLEATVFLFGWLVLLGASYAVKKGAHLGVDVMINGMSESARRMTGLIAISVCIAFAFLLLKGSWDYWANFANLPKTEGRWFPLGFEDKFLAKGWYELDDIPHPTILKWMEDVFNEGEAYNKMPRLIPYVVLPISSALLLFRFIQAGIAIWKGETDRIVASHEVEDEIDEAREKIGD